One window of the Halobacillus litoralis genome contains the following:
- the rsbW gene encoding anti-sigma B factor RsbW, with protein MEPFDFVEVKVPAKAEYIGVVRLSTSGIANRMGFTYEDIEDLKVAISEAITNAVKHAYKETGEGEITIGFGVYQDRLEVMVADHGGSFNLGEIKEDIGPYKQDDNIEELREGGFGLFLIDALMDKVEINSKYGVIVLMTKYLHETGVGQDGDQISTPQ; from the coding sequence ATGGAACCATTTGATTTTGTAGAAGTGAAGGTACCTGCCAAAGCTGAATATATCGGAGTCGTCCGTCTGAGCACTTCTGGTATAGCCAACCGTATGGGTTTCACCTATGAGGATATTGAAGATTTGAAAGTCGCTATTTCAGAAGCGATTACAAACGCGGTGAAGCATGCATACAAAGAAACCGGTGAAGGCGAAATCACGATCGGGTTCGGCGTTTATCAAGATCGTCTGGAAGTCATGGTTGCCGATCACGGAGGCAGCTTTAACTTAGGTGAAATCAAAGAGGATATCGGTCCTTATAAGCAAGACGATAATATTGAAGAACTTCGTGAAGGTGGTTTTGGTCTGTTTCTGATTGATGCTTTAATGGATAAAGTCGAAATCAATAGTAAATATGGTGTCATTGTCTTAATGACAAAATATCTCCATGAAACTGGGGTGGGTCAAGATGGCGACCAAATCTCAACACCACAATGA
- a CDS encoding STAS domain-containing protein, giving the protein MNLTIDVTNKENSAYVVLSGEVDAFTAPKLKDTLLPLTREEGQVVEVDFEDVNYMDSTGLGVFISALKSTKEHDTEMKLVQMQDRVYRLFKITGLTEIMNIDSTVQGGM; this is encoded by the coding sequence ATGAACTTAACGATAGATGTAACGAATAAAGAAAACAGTGCATATGTTGTGCTTTCCGGAGAGGTAGATGCGTTTACAGCTCCTAAGCTGAAAGACACATTGCTGCCTTTGACGAGAGAAGAAGGACAAGTCGTAGAAGTTGATTTTGAAGATGTCAACTACATGGACTCGACTGGACTTGGTGTATTCATCAGTGCTTTGAAGTCTACGAAAGAGCATGACACAGAGATGAAATTAGTTCAGATGCAAGACCGTGTGTACCGCTTGTTCAAAATTACTGGTCTGACGGAAATTATGAATATCGATTCTACAGTACAAGGTGGAATGTAA
- a CDS encoding PP2C family protein-serine/threonine phosphatase — protein MSTLKLDLENYKELLQEYIKTKDEQALYQAEQFSKYSMQQNISPEEIINVHIQSLQEIYPDMPEYIQSSMSFLLETMISYGLAYQEYQALREKQLELKSEISVAANMQKTLLSTVKPDLAEVDVGALSVPAKQMNGDYHHFVHDGKGSLGIAVADVIGKGVPAALCMSMIKYSMDSFPERRTDPSVILESLNRVVERNVDSSMFITMFYGLYNSNDHTFTYSSAGHEPGFYYHKDRDEFEEIDVPGLVLGVSPEITYTQFEKKVEKGDMIILLTDGVTECRQGDRFIEQEEILHVIKQYSHLPAQGIVDHVYKHFERLQDFHLRDDFTLIILRRNV, from the coding sequence TTGAGCACATTAAAACTTGATTTGGAAAATTATAAAGAGCTTTTACAGGAGTATATTAAGACGAAAGATGAGCAAGCTCTCTATCAAGCAGAGCAATTCAGCAAATATTCCATGCAGCAGAATATTTCCCCTGAAGAAATCATTAATGTCCACATTCAATCCTTACAGGAGATATACCCGGACATGCCTGAATATATTCAATCATCAATGAGTTTTCTGCTGGAAACCATGATTTCTTATGGTTTAGCTTATCAGGAATATCAGGCACTGAGGGAGAAACAGCTGGAGCTGAAATCAGAGATCTCTGTAGCTGCGAATATGCAGAAAACGCTATTATCCACTGTGAAACCTGACCTTGCAGAGGTGGACGTGGGTGCATTAAGTGTGCCGGCCAAGCAAATGAACGGTGACTATCATCACTTCGTCCACGATGGGAAAGGAAGCCTCGGGATTGCAGTCGCTGATGTCATCGGTAAAGGGGTGCCTGCTGCACTTTGTATGTCGATGATCAAATATTCGATGGACAGTTTTCCTGAGAGGCGGACAGATCCGAGTGTCATTCTCGAGAGTTTGAACCGGGTAGTTGAACGGAACGTAGACTCAAGTATGTTCATCACCATGTTTTATGGGCTGTATAATTCTAACGACCACACCTTCACTTATTCATCAGCTGGTCATGAGCCTGGCTTTTATTATCATAAAGATCGTGATGAGTTCGAGGAAATCGATGTGCCGGGATTAGTGCTTGGTGTGTCACCTGAGATCACATACACACAGTTTGAGAAAAAAGTTGAAAAGGGTGACATGATCATTCTGTTAACGGATGGAGTGACGGAGTGCAGGCAAGGGGATCGATTTATTGAACAAGAAGAAATCCTCCATGTCATCAAACAATACTCCCATCTCCCTGCTCAAGGGATTGTCGATCATGTTTATAAACATTTTGAGCGTCTCCAGGACTTTCACCTTCGTGACGACTTCACTCTGATTATTTTACGGAGGAATGTTTAA
- a CDS encoding anti-sigma regulatory factor, with protein MDFQSCVNIKKEWDIVGARQLGRDISRKIGFGTVDQARIATTISELARNIYLYAGTGKVCFEQLEDMNKKGIRIVAIDNGPGIKDISQVMEDGFTTSGGLGAGLPGVKRLMDEFDIVSEDGEGTEIRVVKWLR; from the coding sequence ATGGACTTTCAATCCTGTGTCAATATAAAAAAGGAGTGGGACATTGTCGGGGCAAGACAACTTGGACGGGACATTTCAAGGAAAATCGGTTTCGGAACTGTTGATCAAGCCAGAATCGCCACTACTATATCAGAGCTAGCAAGGAACATTTATTTATATGCTGGGACAGGTAAAGTCTGTTTTGAGCAACTGGAAGATATGAATAAAAAAGGGATCAGAATCGTGGCAATCGACAACGGCCCAGGAATCAAAGACATCAGCCAGGTAATGGAGGATGGCTTCACGACATCAGGCGGATTGGGAGCCGGACTCCCCGGCGTCAAACGCTTAATGGATGAATTTGATATTGTGTCAGAAGATGGTGAAGGTACAGAAATAAGAGTTGTAAAATGGCTCCGGTAA
- a CDS encoding STAS domain-containing protein, with protein sequence MRIPILKLHNYLLISIQIDLDDQTAIQFQEDLLSKIHESGSTGVVIDLTSVDIIDSFIAKVLGDVVTMSDLMGAKVVLTGIQPAVAMTLIDLGIHLQDVPTALDLEQGLIKLRQELEE encoded by the coding sequence GTGAGAATACCTATTCTTAAGCTTCATAATTATTTACTGATTTCCATCCAGATCGACTTGGACGATCAGACAGCCATCCAGTTCCAAGAAGACTTATTGAGCAAAATCCATGAAAGTGGATCTACAGGTGTCGTCATCGACTTAACATCGGTTGATATCATCGACTCGTTCATTGCCAAAGTATTAGGCGATGTCGTTACGATGTCAGATTTGATGGGGGCAAAGGTCGTCTTGACTGGGATCCAGCCAGCTGTAGCGATGACTTTAATTGACTTGGGCATTCATCTCCAGGATGTTCCTACAGCATTAGATTTAGAACAAGGGTTGATCAAACTTCGCCAGGAATTGGAGGAGTGA
- a CDS encoding RsbT co-antagonist protein RsbRA encodes MDEKLKNAVLEHSDDIVKMWLEEVNTHKKNDYTSTISDEMFESTNREFVNVIFSSIEKRGLSTDLDDFSERLINLGWPLSYLTDGMQVFRRVVTDFILKQSDKIDSDYFSEVLREVDGWVDPIINQLVNEYSGSWEHIVSLQRVALQELSAPLIPVMENITIMPLIGTIDTERAKLIMENLLDGVIKHNAEVVLIDITGVPVVDTMVAHHIIQAAEAVRLVGSRCILVGIRPEIAQTIVNLGIDLGKFPTKSSLRKGFQTALELTNRKIEETQNNDEDIEQLIDSLDRE; translated from the coding sequence ATGGATGAGAAGTTGAAAAATGCAGTACTTGAACATAGCGATGACATTGTAAAAATGTGGTTAGAGGAAGTCAACACCCATAAGAAGAATGATTATACATCGACGATTTCTGATGAAATGTTTGAAAGCACGAATCGTGAGTTTGTCAATGTCATATTTTCGAGCATTGAGAAACGCGGACTATCTACGGATTTAGATGATTTCTCAGAGCGTTTGATCAACTTAGGGTGGCCATTAAGTTATTTGACAGATGGCATGCAGGTTTTCCGTCGGGTTGTGACTGACTTCATCTTGAAACAATCAGATAAGATCGATTCGGACTATTTCTCAGAAGTTCTTAGAGAAGTAGATGGATGGGTGGACCCGATCATCAATCAATTGGTCAATGAGTACTCAGGCAGCTGGGAACATATCGTTTCTCTTCAAAGGGTGGCATTGCAAGAACTCTCAGCGCCTTTGATTCCGGTGATGGAAAATATCACAATCATGCCGTTGATTGGTACAATTGATACGGAGAGAGCAAAACTGATAATGGAAAACCTCCTCGATGGTGTCATCAAGCATAATGCGGAAGTAGTGCTTATTGATATCACCGGTGTGCCTGTGGTAGATACGATGGTTGCTCATCACATCATTCAGGCAGCTGAAGCAGTAAGGTTAGTCGGGTCCCGGTGTATTTTAGTAGGGATTCGTCCTGAAATCGCTCAAACCATCGTGAACCTCGGTATCGACTTAGGGAAATTCCCTACGAAAAGTTCGCTACGCAAAGGATTCCAGACTGCACTTGAGTTGACGAACCGAAAAATTGAAGAAACACAAAATAACGACGAGGATATCGAACAATTGATTGATTCGCTAGATAGGGAGTGA
- a CDS encoding type II toxin-antitoxin system PemK/MazF family toxin, which yields MIVKRGDVYFADLSPVVGSEQGGVRPVLILQNDIGNRFSPTVIVAAITAQIQKAKLPTHVEINAEKYGFERNSVILLEQIRTIDKQRLTDKITQLDEPMMQQVNKALQISLGLIDF from the coding sequence GTGATAGTCAAACGAGGTGACGTTTATTTCGCTGATTTGTCCCCGGTCGTGGGATCAGAACAAGGCGGGGTTCGTCCTGTACTCATTCTTCAAAATGATATTGGTAATCGTTTTAGCCCTACTGTAATCGTTGCGGCGATTACTGCGCAAATACAAAAAGCAAAACTCCCTACACACGTTGAAATTAATGCAGAAAAATATGGGTTCGAACGAAACTCTGTGATCCTATTGGAACAAATCAGAACGATTGATAAACAGCGTTTGACCGACAAGATCACCCAACTTGATGAACCTATGATGCAGCAAGTGAACAAAGCCTTGCAAATCAGTCTGGGTTTAATCGACTTTTGA
- a CDS encoding CopG family ribbon-helix-helix protein has protein sequence MVLSDSMQEIVIRIPDNLLNEVDGFIQLDNSDRSDFMCQATKMYLREKKQRHIRESMRRGYMEMAKINLNIASEAFQAEEEAEHTLEQLVSGV, from the coding sequence ATGGTTTTGTCCGATAGCATGCAGGAGATTGTCATCCGGATTCCGGATAACCTACTCAATGAAGTGGATGGCTTCATTCAACTCGATAACAGTGATCGGAGCGATTTCATGTGTCAAGCAACGAAAATGTATTTGCGTGAAAAGAAACAACGCCATATTAGAGAATCCATGCGTAGAGGCTACATGGAAATGGCGAAAATCAACCTAAACATCGCTTCAGAAGCGTTTCAAGCTGAAGAGGAGGCAGAACACACCCTGGAGCAATTAGTGAGCGGGGTGTGA
- the alr gene encoding alanine racemase, giving the protein MERGAGILSLDTFYRDSFVEVDLSAIQYNIHQLQQRLDEKTGVYAVVKADAYGHGDIQVAHAALEAGAEGLAVALLDEAIKLRHAGIDAPILVMGWTRPKDAVVAAEHEIAVTVFQEEWLKEAGLLSFSKSLKVHLKLDTGMGRIGVRSVAEMERILSYMKEENFFSLEALFTHFATADEEGLDYFATQEKRWNELFSHFKRIWPENVEVHTSNSAASMRYPGRLDHYVRFGISMYGLYPSSVVKKERPIDLQPAFSLHSQLIHVKRLEPGESISYGATYRTGNHEWIGTIPLGYADGWIRRLQGMDVLVDGKRQPIVGRICMDQFMIRLDQEYPIGTKVTLIGKQGEQEISADEVADQLETINYEIPCMISNRVPRVFLKDGKTIDIKNSL; this is encoded by the coding sequence TTGGAGAGAGGAGCGGGCATTTTGTCACTTGATACTTTTTATAGAGATTCATTCGTTGAAGTGGATTTATCTGCAATTCAATATAACATACACCAACTGCAGCAGCGTCTCGATGAGAAGACAGGGGTTTATGCTGTCGTCAAAGCTGATGCGTATGGGCACGGAGACATTCAAGTGGCGCATGCAGCGCTTGAAGCTGGTGCTGAAGGGCTCGCTGTCGCTCTATTGGATGAAGCAATCAAATTGCGACACGCAGGCATCGATGCTCCTATTCTAGTTATGGGTTGGACCCGTCCTAAGGATGCCGTTGTTGCTGCAGAGCACGAGATCGCCGTTACGGTCTTTCAGGAAGAGTGGTTGAAAGAGGCGGGTCTCCTTTCTTTCTCGAAATCTTTGAAGGTTCACCTTAAGCTGGACACGGGTATGGGAAGAATCGGTGTTCGTTCCGTAGCTGAAATGGAGCGGATCCTTTCTTATATGAAAGAAGAAAACTTTTTTTCACTGGAAGCGTTATTTACTCATTTTGCAACAGCTGATGAGGAAGGACTTGATTATTTCGCAACCCAGGAAAAACGATGGAACGAATTGTTTTCCCATTTTAAAAGGATTTGGCCGGAAAATGTCGAAGTTCATACGAGTAACAGTGCGGCAAGTATGAGGTATCCGGGAAGACTGGATCACTATGTGCGCTTTGGAATCAGCATGTATGGACTGTACCCATCCTCTGTCGTAAAAAAGGAGCGGCCGATCGATTTACAGCCTGCCTTTTCTTTGCACAGTCAACTCATTCATGTGAAGCGGCTGGAGCCGGGAGAATCGATCAGTTACGGAGCGACTTACCGTACCGGGAACCATGAGTGGATTGGAACGATTCCGCTCGGTTATGCCGACGGCTGGATCAGGAGACTACAAGGTATGGATGTTCTGGTCGACGGAAAGAGGCAGCCGATTGTCGGAAGAATTTGCATGGATCAATTCATGATTCGGCTGGATCAGGAATATCCTATAGGGACAAAGGTTACCTTAATAGGTAAACAAGGGGAACAAGAAATCTCAGCTGATGAAGTGGCAGATCAATTGGAGACCATCAATTATGAAATTCCTTGTATGATCAGTAACAGGGTGCCGAGGGTATTTCTGAAAGATGGAAAAACCATCGATATCAAAAACTCTCTGTGA
- a CDS encoding LolA family protein, protein MQRRFLILLFSLFVLGALTACGSQSKEDVVKKLEKQSEEMAGYKTEANMKMKTGKEEQKYHIQVWHKKDDFYRVKLHNDQDEKGSQIILKNDSGVYVLTPALNKSFKFQSEWPQNTSQPYLYASLLNDIKADADAEFSASENYYVFKTKTNYQNNKTLPFQEIYFDKKSYQPVMVKVFDQDMNALVEVQFANFAKDASLKKEDFDVDKNMAMAPTEAPAANMEGEELEEVLYPQETFGAELAEEREVKTEEGKRVIMTYAGDKGFTLVQEKAEVQAASAQYSVQVNGDPVQLADGVIGAMEHNRLEWNQNGTTYQLASNELTQDEMVSVASSINNGTMAK, encoded by the coding sequence ATGCAAAGACGTTTTCTGATCTTATTGTTCAGCCTGTTCGTCTTAGGTGCTTTAACCGCTTGCGGCTCACAGTCGAAAGAAGATGTCGTTAAGAAACTGGAAAAACAGTCCGAAGAAATGGCCGGCTATAAGACAGAGGCCAACATGAAGATGAAAACGGGCAAGGAGGAGCAGAAGTATCATATTCAAGTATGGCATAAAAAGGATGACTTCTATCGCGTAAAACTGCATAACGATCAGGATGAAAAAGGGAGTCAGATCATCTTGAAAAACGATAGCGGCGTCTATGTGCTGACACCGGCTTTGAATAAAAGCTTTAAATTCCAAAGCGAGTGGCCGCAAAATACTAGCCAGCCTTATTTATACGCTTCGCTTCTGAACGATATCAAAGCAGATGCAGATGCAGAGTTCAGTGCCTCAGAAAACTATTATGTATTCAAGACGAAGACCAACTATCAGAACAACAAAACTCTTCCTTTCCAAGAAATCTATTTTGACAAGAAGTCGTACCAGCCGGTCATGGTCAAAGTGTTCGATCAGGATATGAATGCACTTGTCGAAGTCCAATTCGCCAACTTTGCGAAGGATGCTTCATTGAAGAAAGAAGACTTTGATGTAGATAAGAATATGGCTATGGCTCCGACAGAAGCTCCTGCAGCTAACATGGAAGGGGAAGAATTAGAAGAGGTATTATATCCGCAGGAAACATTTGGAGCAGAACTTGCTGAAGAACGTGAAGTTAAAACAGAGGAAGGCAAGCGTGTAATCATGACATACGCAGGTGATAAAGGTTTCACTCTGGTCCAGGAAAAAGCGGAAGTCCAAGCAGCCAGTGCTCAGTATTCAGTACAGGTGAATGGGGACCCAGTCCAGCTGGCTGATGGAGTCATCGGAGCTATGGAACATAACCGCCTTGAATGGAACCAAAATGGAACGACTTATCAACTTGCGAGTAATGAATTGACACAAGACGAGATGGTTTCAGTTGCCAGCTCGATCAACAATGGAACAATGGCCAAATAA
- a CDS encoding NAD(P)H-hydrate dehydratase — protein MDIVTAQEMYERDRVTVEAVGLEGKMLMENAGRAVTQDMLRHISPQHKIVILIGAGNNGGDGFVIARTLMNLNYDVEAWQVVPDGKITGDAKAHKEIFLASGHPLKMYSHSSEDLESSLCHADVCIDAMLGIGADGRLREPLAEIVYLCNEQAILRLAVDVPTGVPADEGVEKFDAFHAHFTTIIEAPKLSAFLQHAKPFYGEWSVVEIGLPKQKLPNCSRRLWGVQDVKRTLPERDAHSHKGTHGKGLFVGGSLFMPGSVAMSARAALRSGAGLVAIATDEQAIPSVSPYVQEATFVELKEEGQAVSGYDAVAVGMGLGRRPYCGKVVKQLMQEVDGPLLIDADGLHLLKGSLDELERRSAPTVLTPHPGEFAHLTGLTAPEVLQSPFVYSREFAERYGAYIVLKGPSTIITAPDGEQRVDRSGNAGLAKGGSGDVLSGILISMIMQSNGLMDALSNGCVLHGYTAELLVEAGHSKVDLLASDVIEGLSRTFRTLSS, from the coding sequence TTGGATATTGTTACCGCACAAGAAATGTACGAACGGGATCGAGTGACCGTGGAAGCCGTTGGATTAGAAGGGAAAATGTTGATGGAAAATGCAGGACGTGCTGTCACACAAGACATGCTGCGTCACATTTCACCGCAACATAAAATTGTCATATTGATCGGTGCTGGCAACAACGGTGGTGATGGCTTCGTAATTGCCAGGACATTAATGAATCTTAATTATGATGTCGAGGCCTGGCAAGTCGTGCCAGATGGAAAAATCACCGGAGATGCGAAAGCTCACAAAGAGATTTTCCTCGCTTCTGGTCATCCTTTGAAAATGTATTCTCATTCGTCGGAGGACTTGGAATCTTCTCTTTGTCACGCTGATGTCTGCATTGATGCCATGCTTGGCATTGGAGCTGATGGACGATTAAGAGAACCGTTAGCTGAAATTGTCTATCTTTGCAACGAGCAAGCTATTCTGCGGTTGGCTGTAGATGTACCGACCGGAGTACCGGCAGATGAAGGAGTGGAAAAGTTCGATGCTTTTCATGCTCATTTTACTACGATCATTGAAGCTCCCAAGCTGAGTGCCTTTCTCCAACACGCCAAGCCTTTTTACGGGGAGTGGTCGGTTGTTGAAATCGGCCTGCCTAAGCAAAAGCTTCCAAATTGCAGCCGTCGATTGTGGGGAGTCCAAGATGTCAAGCGTACATTACCTGAACGTGATGCGCATTCCCATAAAGGGACGCACGGAAAAGGGTTGTTTGTCGGTGGATCGCTCTTCATGCCTGGTTCTGTTGCCATGTCTGCAAGGGCTGCTTTGAGGAGTGGTGCTGGTCTAGTAGCTATTGCTACGGATGAGCAGGCGATTCCGTCTGTCTCCCCATATGTCCAGGAAGCCACTTTCGTGGAATTGAAAGAAGAAGGACAGGCAGTCAGCGGATATGATGCAGTGGCTGTAGGGATGGGGTTGGGTCGTCGTCCATACTGCGGAAAAGTTGTAAAACAATTGATGCAGGAGGTTGATGGGCCCTTGCTGATCGATGCGGATGGACTGCATCTTCTTAAAGGTTCTTTAGACGAATTGGAAAGAAGATCAGCACCGACAGTGTTGACACCTCACCCTGGAGAGTTTGCCCATTTGACAGGTCTTACGGCCCCTGAAGTTTTGCAATCCCCTTTTGTTTACAGCCGTGAGTTCGCTGAACGTTATGGTGCTTACATCGTTTTGAAAGGCCCCTCTACAATCATTACTGCTCCTGATGGAGAACAACGGGTGGACCGTTCTGGTAATGCGGGGCTGGCAAAAGGCGGGAGTGGAGATGTGCTCTCGGGAATCTTGATTTCTATGATCATGCAGAGCAATGGTTTGATGGATGCTCTCAGTAATGGTTGTGTTCTACACGGCTATACTGCTGAATTGTTGGTGGAGGCCGGACACTCGAAGGTTGACCTACTCGCCTCTGACGTCATCGAAGGTTTATCCCGGACCTTTCGTACATTATCTTCTTAA
- the acpS gene encoding holo-ACP synthase, with the protein MIKGIGVDIIELDRIKQSIKRNPRFVQRILTEGEHLRYKASGAGRQVEFLAGRFAAKEAFAKATGTGIGKLGFHDVEILSNERGAPVMTATGYESWNVWVSISHSKDHAIAQVVLEEG; encoded by the coding sequence TTGATCAAAGGAATCGGTGTCGACATTATTGAATTGGATCGTATTAAACAAAGTATAAAGCGAAACCCTCGTTTTGTTCAACGAATACTAACAGAAGGGGAGCACCTGAGGTATAAAGCATCGGGGGCAGGCCGACAAGTGGAATTCCTGGCCGGCCGTTTTGCAGCAAAAGAGGCATTTGCTAAAGCGACAGGAACAGGGATCGGAAAACTCGGGTTCCATGATGTTGAAATATTGTCAAATGAGAGAGGTGCGCCTGTGATGACAGCAACAGGCTACGAATCATGGAATGTTTGGGTATCGATCAGCCACAGTAAGGACCATGCCATTGCTCAGGTAGTTTTAGAAGAGGGATAG
- a CDS encoding rhomboid family intramembrane serine protease, with protein sequence MFVRTENFKEFLKFYPVVSFLVGLHFALWILMDFLQIGIAQDLKAWGMGVNLFILNGEYWRLVTPIFLHADFTHALFNSFSLVLFGPALEQMLGKGKFILMYLFAGIAGNIGTFIVNPDAYYAHLGASGAIFGIFGVYVFMVLFRKHLIDQANSQIILVIFALGLFMTFARPNINVLGHLFGLIGGFAIAPPILRNARPFSLWQIRTRHSNRGNNEISFNPTRWKKRKLPGKSTGKYILWGIILFLALFALINRF encoded by the coding sequence ATGTTTGTACGTACAGAAAACTTTAAAGAGTTCTTAAAATTTTACCCGGTCGTTTCGTTCCTCGTCGGGCTTCACTTTGCATTATGGATTCTCATGGATTTCCTGCAAATCGGCATCGCCCAGGATTTAAAGGCATGGGGGATGGGCGTGAACTTGTTCATTCTAAACGGGGAGTACTGGCGTCTTGTGACTCCGATTTTCTTGCATGCTGATTTCACACACGCCCTCTTCAATTCTTTCTCACTCGTTTTGTTCGGCCCAGCCCTGGAACAGATGCTCGGAAAAGGCAAGTTCATCCTTATGTACCTGTTTGCAGGGATTGCCGGAAACATCGGAACATTTATTGTAAACCCCGATGCTTACTATGCCCACCTCGGAGCATCAGGTGCGATTTTCGGCATCTTCGGGGTGTATGTGTTTATGGTCCTTTTTCGAAAACACCTGATCGACCAGGCCAATTCCCAAATCATTCTCGTCATTTTCGCCTTAGGATTATTCATGACGTTCGCTCGCCCGAATATCAATGTTCTCGGGCATTTATTCGGTTTGATTGGCGGCTTTGCAATCGCCCCTCCCATTTTGAGAAATGCTCGCCCTTTTTCCCTTTGGCAAATACGCACACGGCATTCTAATCGGGGGAACAATGAAATTTCTTTCAATCCCACCCGGTGGAAGAAAAGAAAGTTACCTGGGAAAAGCACAGGCAAATATATATTATGGGGTATTATATTATTTCTTGCACTGTTCGCTCTTATTAACCGGTTTTGA
- a CDS encoding DEAD/DEAH box helicase: MTTFQSLGLSKPILKSLDTMGFEETTPIQEQTIPLGLEGKDVIGQAQTGTGKTAAFGIPMLEKIDKQVKAVQGLVIAPTRELAIQVAEEMNRLGKGKGVRCLPIYGGSNMERQIRALKSNDIVVATPGRLLDHIRRKTIKLQDVHTAVLDEADEMLNMGFIEDIRDILKALPEERQTLLFSATMPKQIRDIATTLMKNPEEVKVKAKEMTVENIEQFFVEIPEKHKFDTLTRLLDIHDPALAIVFGRTKRRVDEVADGLQARGFSAEGIHGDLTQGKRMSTLNKFKRGRIEILVATDVAARGLDISEVSHVYNFDIPQDPESYVHRIGRTGRAGRKGESISFVTPREKDQLMLIEKLTKKKVERLKVPSSEEAARGQQKVAVEKLTEMVQNNDLKNYKQAANELLEQNESTDLIAAALKMMTKERSEVPVRLSSVQPISVKGAQRDKGNKKGGYRGGGGKRNFNSKNKSRNRNFNGKGGKRGYQNKGRS; this comes from the coding sequence GTGACAACATTTCAATCACTAGGATTATCAAAACCTATCCTAAAATCATTAGACACCATGGGTTTTGAAGAAACGACACCAATACAAGAACAAACGATCCCTCTAGGACTAGAAGGGAAGGACGTCATTGGCCAGGCCCAAACAGGTACAGGGAAGACGGCTGCATTCGGTATTCCGATGCTCGAAAAAATCGATAAACAAGTGAAGGCCGTTCAAGGTCTTGTCATCGCCCCGACAAGGGAACTGGCTATTCAAGTAGCTGAAGAAATGAACCGTCTGGGTAAAGGAAAAGGCGTTCGCTGCCTGCCGATTTATGGCGGGTCTAACATGGAACGTCAAATCCGTGCACTTAAGAGCAACGATATTGTCGTGGCAACCCCTGGACGTTTGCTTGACCACATTCGTCGTAAAACGATCAAATTGCAAGATGTTCATACCGCTGTATTAGACGAAGCGGATGAAATGCTGAACATGGGATTCATCGAGGATATCCGTGATATTTTGAAAGCACTGCCGGAAGAGCGCCAAACATTGCTTTTCTCTGCAACAATGCCGAAACAGATCCGTGATATCGCTACAACATTGATGAAAAACCCTGAAGAAGTAAAAGTGAAAGCGAAAGAAATGACAGTCGAAAACATCGAGCAGTTCTTTGTGGAAATTCCTGAAAAGCACAAGTTCGATACATTGACGCGTCTTCTTGATATTCACGACCCTGCGTTAGCGATCGTATTCGGTCGTACAAAACGCCGTGTGGATGAAGTCGCTGACGGATTACAAGCCCGTGGCTTCAGTGCAGAAGGTATCCACGGAGACTTGACTCAAGGTAAGCGTATGAGCACGTTGAACAAATTCAAACGTGGCCGTATCGAAATCCTTGTAGCGACAGACGTAGCTGCACGTGGTTTGGATATCTCTGAAGTTTCACACGTGTATAACTTCGATATCCCGCAAGACCCGGAAAGTTATGTACACCGAATCGGCCGTACAGGACGTGCGGGTCGTAAAGGTGAATCGATCTCTTTTGTTACCCCACGTGAAAAAGATCAGCTTATGTTGATTGAAAAACTGACGAAGAAGAAAGTAGAACGCCTGAAAGTTCCTTCTTCTGAAGAAGCAGCACGCGGTCAACAAAAAGTCGCTGTTGAGAAGTTGACAGAAATGGTTCAGAACAACGACTTGAAGAACTACAAACAAGCAGCGAACGAGTTGCTTGAGCAGAATGAATCTACAGATCTTATTGCAGCAGCATTGAAGATGATGACGAAGGAACGCAGTGAAGTGCCTGTACGTTTATCCTCCGTTCAACCGATCAGCGTTAAAGGTGCGCAGCGCGATAAAGGCAACAAAAAAGGCGGCTACCGCGGAGGCGGCGGCAAACGCAACTTCAATAGCAAAAATAAATCCCGTAACCGTAACTTCAACGGTAAAGGCGGTAAGCGCGGGTACCAAAATAAAGGTCGCAGCTAA